The following are encoded in a window of Primulina eburnea isolate SZY01 chromosome 4, ASM2296580v1, whole genome shotgun sequence genomic DNA:
- the LOC140830144 gene encoding uncharacterized protein: MRDKDRVRCATYMLRDDASLWWEGAVHGVNLATFTRDQLKDIFYNKYFQVELRGRLMREFMSLRQGDLSVEEFIRKFKRGVAMYALLVSRVIHSFMSESFLKQLGIIPEGMDLRFRVSIPSGDQMFTSQIVKRLELRLQKNAVQVDLIVIPLPEFDIILGMGWLSWNGDAIDFRSMSKAHEERLQAFLACIVTVTEPVIQRLEEVEVARDFPSVFPDDILGIPPDREIDRVAFLGHNISQDGVEVYPRMVEAVRDWPAPKSVTGIRSLLGLAGYYRKFMKRISSTALTKKNAKFILGSE; the protein is encoded by the exons ATGAGGGACAAAGATCGGGTCAGGTGCGCCACATACATGTTGAGAGATGATGCATCcctatggtgggagggagcagTGCACGGGGTGAACTTGGCTACCTTCACAAGAGATCAATTAAAGGATATATTCTACAACAAATACTTTCAAGTTGAGCTCAGGGGACGCCTCATgagagagtttatgagtctccgACAGGGGGACTTGTCTGTGGAAGAGTTTATCAGGAAGTTTAAAAGag GTGTAGCCATGTATGCATTGCTAGTTTCCAGAGTTATACATTCATTTATGTCCGAGTCATTTCTCAAGCAACTAGGAATCATACCAGAGGGTATGGATCTGAGATTCAGAGTTTCGATTCCGTCCGGAGATCAGATGTTTACATCGCAGATAGTGAAGAGATTGGAGCTTCGATTACAGAAAAATGCGGTGCAAGTGGACCTGATTGTGATACCGTTACCGGAGTTCGATATTATTTTGGGTATGGGCTGGCTTTCTTGGAACGGAGATGCCATAGATTTTCGAAGTATGTCA AAAGCTCATGAGGAGAGGCTGCAGGCATTCTTGGCATGTATTGTGACAGTGACTGAGCCAGTCATCCAGAGGTTAGAGGAGGTCGAAGTGGCCAGGGATTTTCCTAGCGTTTTTCCGGACGATATTTTAGGCATTCCACCAGACAGAGAG ATAGATAGAGTGGCATTCTTGGGCCACAACATATCCCAAGATGGAGTAGAGGTTTATCCTAGAATGGTCGAGGCAGTTCGAGATTGGCCAGCTCCTAAGAGTGTGACAGGGATCCGCAGTCTCTTGGGGTTGGCTGGGTACTATAGGAAGTTTATGAAGAGAATTTCTTCTACCgcattgacaaagaagaatgctaaattcattTTGGGATCAGAGTGA